TACACCTAAATTGAggtagagtagaatttttatcttgtaaaaaaaaaatccttcgtGTATCATGCATCCTGATCCCTTAATTATTCTTTCCTTCCAACAAATCACATGTACGGATTATATGATGCGTAACGTGCTATATATAGTAATGTTGTGGGGCACCCATGACCATTGATTTCTCTCTATAAATAATGCCAAtaatccttcttttttttttttgtcaagaaGGACGATTTTCATGAAACTAACTCCAAAGACATGTCTGACAGTAGCAACAAGTCCAGCGATGCTCCTGTTAGCAACCTAAACAAGGCACTCGGTATGTTTTCCTcctattgttttctttcttatttatttcatttcaatATTTATAAAAGTACAACATTATTGTGATTTCTTTTTGCCTAAACTTTAAGTTGGAACTCTTTGatggtgtgtatatatatatatatatatataaaaacacacAGCACACGCGCTTTGCACGtgtaataatataaaaaattttacaaactgctgatgtgatGAGTGgttattgataaatgaaaaagtgatgttaatgatGAGTctagatgaaaactaataaaaagttGGCCACATTaccagtttgtaaaaatgttgtaaaatagtttgtgacggtagcattactcttaaaaatgATATAGAAATAGTGTATAAGTTTTAGGTTGAATAGAGAagataagagtaatgctacagatgcaaactattttacaatatttttacaaattgctaatgtggctttaatatttttcaaatagttattgcaagtaaaaatgtgatgttagtgatgGACCCATGTTAGAACTAGTATGAATTTGCTACATtaacagtttataaaaatgttgtaaaataatttatgtctgtagcattactcgagaagataaaggaaaaaccctaaaacttaggaatagtaaattactcttttaatcagtttttgttttttaatttaaaattatttaactaaaagataagagtattttagaaaaatttaagaatttgtgtgagggtattttagtaaacTAAAtgttgaaaacaaaacaaaaaatcttgttattaatagtatgtgtatatatatatatatatatatatatattttaactctCTGTTGAGATGTCATTTttgtcacataatttttttttttttttttttttttttttttttttttgagaaagagaattCGCCTCataagttttgtgttttaaattttcatcTCTAAAGTTCACATTTGTTGCTAAGGTTAATTGTTCTATCCTCAATTAAAAGTTGTGCCAGCTAATTGAGTTACAATAGTTACTATAGTTTATTTGAATTGGAATATATGTGTTTTGGCAAATCTGTGTACTGCCTTGTGCAATTAGGAAagaaatttcataataattttttccttgATTGAGATAATTTGGTAATAATTTTctgtctttcttctttttctggtTGGATTTATTTAGTAGTTATTGGTATTATTCAATTTGGTTGatgagaaaacaaaagaaaaagggattgattttatcatattttaccATATTTATTTTGTGCATTTTTGTCCTGGTAGATTTGCCAAagcttgatttaattttttttaatttagtgcgtttgtgttttttttttttttttttttgataggagtgcgtttgtgttttaattttatttataattaaaataaattttaatagcttttggaaataaaaatcatttttaatggGCAACGGTGGTTTGTGACAAAAGGACCAAGGGTGGCAAAAAATTTGAACAGCAtatactaaaatgaaaaatagaaatttaagtGGAAATAATGAAAATTCACAAACCTTAAagagtgtaatttttttaaaataacatttttcttacactagtttttggtagattttatagaatatttttgtgttagaacctcaTTTCacatttcttgtttgtgtatttATTTCAAGAAAATACGTTGTATATAGTATAATTTATCTCGTCCTCCTTTAAACTTTATATCCCCTTagcttttacaacaaattcctTCTGAAACAGATGCAACCCCAAGCAAGGGGAAACAACCATCAATAACACCACGCCTCATTCCGGTTGGAGAAGGGAAACCATCAAACTTGGAGGCTTTTAATAAGCTCAGAGCTGATATCGTCAAGTCCATTATAGATCTAGAAGCAGAATCCAAGTCTACCATTTCCTCTTCTACTAGTCTCACACCAGAGACCACTCCTGATAAACTACTTTGGGCGCGTGAAGAgcttaaattttgtttagatTCCACCATTGATAGTGCCTTTAGAACTAGTGCTGACTTAAACCTGTTCAGAGAAGATGCTGCACTCCTGATTGACAAGAGCCAAGATCTTAACGATACCGAGCGTGGCCTTTTAGCTGTCTTCAGTAATGACCTTGATAGGATAGATAAGAATGTAAAGATTGCGGGTATAGAGAAGGAATATCTAGATGAGGATGCAGTAGAACTAAAGGAACTGGTCAAAACACGAGACGATTACAAGAGTGAACTTCAAAGCTGTCTA
This genomic stretch from Quercus robur chromosome 4, dhQueRobu3.1, whole genome shotgun sequence harbors:
- the LOC126723145 gene encoding uncharacterized protein LOC126723145 — protein: MSDSSNKSSDAPVSNLNKALDATPSKGKQPSITPRLIPVGEGKPSNLEAFNKLRADIVKSIIDLEAESKSTISSSTSLTPETTPDKLLWAREELKFCLDSTIDSAFRTSADLNLFREDAALLIDKSQDLNDTERGLLAVFSNDLDRIDKNVKIAGIEKEYLDEDAVELKELVKTRDDYKSELQSCLDDMNRLSDEHEQLLKKLREHEAKMNEKKRNCDKVYRKKPSIVGKIAQLKEIEVRYEQEAAEIEKLRKVPEIGWKGLKAIKNLQTS